In the Lottiidibacillus patelloidae genome, one interval contains:
- a CDS encoding YwbE family protein: MTDGRYRNNVLAGSEVDVVLKKDQRSGTLTRGIVKDLLTNSSYHPHGIKVRLQDGQVGRVSNIIK, translated from the coding sequence ATGACAGATGGAAGATATAGAAATAATGTATTAGCAGGAAGCGAAGTAGATGTTGTCTTAAAAAAAGATCAACGAAGCGGGACATTAACACGAGGAATTGTGAAAGATTTATTAACGAATTCTTCTTATCACCCTCATGGGATAAAGGTGCGTCTACAAGATGGACAAGTAGGTAGAGTGAGTAATATTATTAAATAA
- a CDS encoding flavin reductase family protein yields MLKQTKTTVMHSYPGMVALVTAQWNGTKNIMAAGWHTYISYEPPIYGVAIGEERFTHHLIKESKEFAIQFVSADHANAILKAGTETGANGDKFQKLGISFISGVTIKCPILTDAYVAYECKLIDVNTYGDHDFFVGEITGFHRDDEKFTEEGLPNFEKLNIPLYLGRSKFLVADNNTKQISHKHS; encoded by the coding sequence ATGTTAAAGCAAACAAAAACAACTGTCATGCATTCATATCCTGGTATGGTAGCACTTGTCACCGCACAGTGGAATGGTACAAAGAACATTATGGCTGCAGGATGGCATACGTATATTTCGTACGAACCCCCGATCTATGGTGTTGCAATTGGTGAGGAACGATTTACCCACCATTTAATAAAAGAGTCAAAGGAATTTGCTATTCAATTTGTTTCCGCCGACCATGCCAACGCTATTTTAAAAGCAGGTACTGAGACAGGTGCTAATGGAGATAAATTTCAAAAATTAGGCATTTCTTTCATCAGTGGTGTGACGATAAAATGCCCTATTTTAACAGACGCCTATGTCGCATATGAATGTAAATTAATTGACGTTAATACTTATGGTGATCACGACTTTTTCGTAGGTGAAATAACAGGCTTTCATCGTGATGATGAAAAGTTTACCGAAGAAGGGTTACCAAACTTTGAAAAGTTAAATATTCCTCTATACTTAGGTAGATCTAAGTTTCTCGTTGCAGATAATAATACCAAACAAATTTCTCATAAACACTCGTAA
- the tyrS gene encoding tyrosine--tRNA ligase gives MTILEDLKFRGLVHQNTDEEGLIKHLEDGMVTLYCGFDPTADSLHIGSLLPILCLRRFQLAGHRPIALVGGGTGLIGDPSGKKAERTLNTSETVQQWSDSLKAQLSRFLDFNANGNPATVVNNYDWIKDIDVITFLRDIGKSFGLNYMLAKESVSSRLDAGISFTEFSYMILQSYDFLKLNEKENCTLQIGGSDQWGNITAGMELIRKQNEGEQKEKAFGLTFPLVTKSDGTKFGKTEGGTIWLDAAKTSPYEFYQFWINTNDQDVIQFLKYFTFLSKEEIVALEEEMKVAPEKRSAQKTLAEEVTKLVHGEEALQQAIKITEALFAGNIADLTGEEIKQGFKDVPSFQMENKDDIALVDLLVNSKISPSKRQAREDIKNGAVYINGVRRQEMETVINAEDRIEDEFIVIRRGKKKYFLIKY, from the coding sequence ATGACGATTTTAGAGGATTTAAAATTTAGAGGACTAGTTCATCAAAATACTGATGAAGAAGGTTTAATTAAACATTTAGAAGATGGAATGGTTACGTTATACTGTGGATTTGATCCTACTGCAGATAGTCTACACATTGGTAGTTTACTACCAATTTTATGTTTACGTCGTTTTCAATTGGCTGGACATCGTCCAATTGCCTTAGTTGGAGGCGGTACAGGATTAATCGGCGATCCAAGTGGGAAAAAAGCTGAACGAACACTTAATACATCGGAAACAGTGCAACAATGGAGTGACAGCTTAAAAGCTCAGCTCTCTCGCTTCTTAGATTTTAATGCCAATGGAAATCCAGCAACAGTCGTTAACAATTACGACTGGATAAAGGATATAGATGTGATTACATTTTTAAGAGACATTGGGAAAAGTTTTGGGCTAAATTACATGCTTGCAAAAGAATCAGTAAGCTCTCGTTTAGACGCAGGTATTTCCTTTACTGAGTTTAGCTACATGATTTTACAATCCTACGACTTCCTAAAACTTAATGAAAAAGAAAATTGCACATTGCAAATTGGTGGAAGTGACCAGTGGGGTAATATTACTGCTGGGATGGAGTTAATTCGTAAACAAAATGAAGGGGAGCAAAAAGAAAAAGCTTTCGGACTAACGTTCCCACTCGTTACGAAAAGTGACGGTACAAAGTTCGGTAAAACAGAAGGTGGCACGATTTGGCTCGATGCAGCGAAAACGTCTCCTTACGAGTTCTACCAATTTTGGATTAACACGAATGACCAAGATGTCATTCAGTTCTTAAAGTACTTCACATTCCTAAGTAAAGAAGAGATTGTCGCACTTGAAGAGGAAATGAAAGTAGCTCCAGAAAAAAGAAGCGCGCAAAAAACATTAGCTGAAGAAGTAACGAAATTAGTTCATGGGGAAGAAGCACTTCAGCAAGCAATTAAAATTACAGAAGCATTATTTGCAGGAAACATTGCTGATTTAACAGGTGAAGAAATTAAGCAAGGATTTAAAGATGTTCCTTCTTTTCAAATGGAAAATAAGGATGATATCGCACTTGTTGACTTATTAGTAAATAGTAAAATTTCACCTTCAAAACGACAAGCACGTGAAGATATTAAAAATGGTGCTGTCTACATTAATGGTGTAAGAAGACAAGAAATGGAAACAGTCATTAACGCAGAAGACCGTATTGAAGATGAATTTATCGTTATTCGCCGAGGGAAGAAAAAATACTTCTTAATTAAATACTAA
- a CDS encoding transglycosylase domain-containing protein: MKEIIANITTNIKKYWTITTDFLIEKKIVKISRISYNVLWNLFLIFSVMGILGFVFAGGVGAGYFASLVKDEPIRSYESMKKDIYNYEETSNIYFANNIYLDKLRSVKEREEVTIDNVSKHVIEAVIATEDAEFWRHNGVVPKAIMRAIFQEATNATVKTGGSTLTQQLIKNQILTTEVSFDRKAKEIVLAMRLERFFDKDEILEAYLNVVDFGRNSSGRQIAGIQAAAKGIFGVDAKDLSLPQAAFIAGLPQSPFGYTPFTANGTVKESIEPALNRMKTVLSRMLEAESITKEEYEAALAYDIKANFLPPQPGSIERYPYLTFEIEKRAKEKVAIYLANKDGIDEETLFSDATLLESYRIKADREMRRSGYNIYTTIDKGIYDAMNKVVEDDSLFGSDKPQAKFVENPETGEMEEVIVMEPEDIGAILINNKTGAIISFVGGRDYARSSYNNATLSTVSAGSTFKPILAYAPAMEEGHIQPGSIILDAPLELSYPSLNYKPLNWNKKFQGLVSVRESLNYSWNIPAIKSFLTVDPWDAGDYLIKMGVHGEKNENGWQHGEGTFPSMAIGTLDVTMEDVVNAYATFGNNGKFTDGYIIEKIVSKDGEVIFEHEIEEVEVFSPQTAYLSVDLLRSIVTDGLSSRILRYLDFTSDWGAKSGTTQNNENAVFVGLNPNVTLGVRLGYENPKKLDRGEAARSQILWSYLANAAYSINPELMDPEDNFKMPGGIVRRSYCEASGLLPSSLCQELGLVKTDIFNINHVPTETDNSFIKGNVVYANGKAYLPNELTPADMIEETIYFNTENFNEEEIPYILPRDRNSGEVLEKWKKVKILSTEILADNGKNPSAIAASKQDGMLTWAIHSEKDVIGYRIYRAKNHSETYEIVASVLNNTKELSFTLAEGDYSYVVTAVDIVGNESEFSNKVNTGNYTSEEEEPENPTDPTNPGNPSDPTDPEDPTDPEDPANPGDPTDPVDPVDPPEIND; this comes from the coding sequence ATGAAAGAAATAATAGCAAATATAACAACAAATATTAAGAAGTACTGGACGATAACTACCGATTTCCTAATTGAAAAGAAAATCGTTAAAATTTCTAGAATTTCTTATAATGTTCTTTGGAATTTATTTTTAATTTTTTCTGTAATGGGTATTTTAGGTTTTGTTTTTGCAGGTGGAGTCGGCGCTGGATACTTTGCTTCTTTAGTAAAGGACGAGCCTATCCGTAGCTATGAAAGTATGAAAAAAGATATATATAATTATGAAGAAACCTCTAATATTTATTTTGCGAATAATATTTATTTAGACAAATTAAGATCTGTAAAAGAACGTGAAGAAGTAACCATTGATAATGTCTCTAAACATGTAATAGAAGCTGTAATTGCTACAGAGGATGCTGAATTTTGGCGTCACAATGGTGTCGTTCCAAAAGCAATTATGCGTGCAATTTTCCAAGAAGCAACAAATGCAACAGTAAAAACTGGTGGTAGTACATTAACGCAGCAATTAATTAAAAATCAAATCTTAACAACTGAAGTTTCCTTCGATCGAAAAGCGAAAGAAATTGTCCTTGCGATGAGACTTGAGAGATTTTTTGATAAAGATGAAATTTTAGAAGCATACCTAAATGTTGTTGACTTTGGCAGAAACTCCTCTGGCCGACAAATTGCTGGAATACAAGCTGCAGCAAAAGGAATATTTGGTGTAGATGCAAAAGACTTAAGCTTACCACAAGCTGCTTTTATTGCAGGACTTCCGCAAAGTCCTTTTGGATATACTCCATTTACAGCTAATGGGACTGTAAAAGAAAGTATAGAACCTGCTTTAAATAGGATGAAGACTGTTTTAAGTAGAATGTTGGAAGCCGAGTCCATTACAAAAGAAGAATATGAAGCTGCTTTAGCATACGATATTAAAGCTAACTTCCTTCCTCCTCAGCCTGGATCAATTGAGCGTTATCCTTATTTAACGTTCGAAATTGAAAAGCGTGCAAAAGAAAAAGTTGCTATTTATTTAGCAAATAAAGATGGAATTGATGAAGAAACTCTTTTTAGTGATGCAACATTATTAGAAAGCTATCGTATTAAGGCAGATCGTGAAATGCGCCGATCTGGTTATAATATTTACACTACTATCGATAAAGGAATTTACGATGCGATGAATAAAGTAGTCGAAGATGATTCTTTATTCGGTAGTGATAAGCCACAAGCAAAATTTGTGGAGAATCCCGAAACGGGCGAAATGGAAGAAGTAATTGTGATGGAACCAGAAGATATTGGTGCTATCTTAATAAACAATAAAACTGGAGCGATTATTTCCTTTGTAGGTGGTCGTGATTACGCTCGTTCATCTTATAACAATGCAACGTTAAGTACTGTATCTGCAGGATCAACATTTAAGCCGATTCTTGCATATGCACCAGCAATGGAAGAAGGACATATCCAACCTGGTTCAATAATTTTGGACGCACCTTTGGAATTAAGTTATCCATCATTAAATTATAAGCCACTGAACTGGAATAAAAAGTTCCAAGGATTGGTATCTGTTCGTGAATCGTTAAATTACTCTTGGAACATCCCTGCAATTAAATCATTTTTAACTGTCGACCCTTGGGATGCTGGAGATTATTTAATAAAAATGGGAGTTCACGGCGAGAAGAATGAAAATGGATGGCAACATGGTGAAGGAACATTCCCTTCTATGGCAATAGGTACATTAGATGTAACTATGGAAGATGTTGTTAATGCCTATGCAACCTTTGGTAATAACGGTAAATTTACTGATGGCTATATTATTGAGAAAATTGTCTCGAAAGATGGCGAAGTTATATTTGAACATGAAATAGAAGAAGTAGAAGTATTCTCTCCTCAGACTGCTTATTTGTCAGTAGATTTACTAAGAAGTATTGTCACTGATGGTCTAAGTAGCAGAATCTTAAGATATTTAGACTTTACAAGTGACTGGGGTGCGAAGTCAGGTACGACTCAAAATAATGAAAATGCAGTGTTCGTTGGTTTAAACCCGAATGTTACGCTTGGAGTTAGACTTGGATACGAAAATCCAAAAAAACTTGATCGAGGAGAAGCTGCACGTTCACAAATTTTATGGTCATATTTAGCAAATGCAGCTTATAGCATTAATCCTGAATTGATGGATCCAGAAGATAACTTTAAAATGCCTGGTGGTATCGTAAGACGTTCTTATTGTGAAGCTTCCGGTTTGCTCCCTTCTTCACTTTGCCAAGAGTTAGGATTAGTAAAAACGGATATCTTTAATATTAATCACGTCCCTACTGAGACTGATAATTCATTTATTAAAGGTAATGTTGTTTATGCGAATGGTAAAGCATATTTACCTAATGAATTAACTCCGGCAGACATGATTGAAGAAACGATTTACTTTAATACGGAAAACTTCAATGAAGAAGAAATTCCATATATTCTTCCGAGAGATAGAAATTCAGGTGAGGTTTTAGAAAAGTGGAAAAAAGTTAAAATTTTATCTACTGAAATACTTGCTGATAATGGGAAAAATCCAAGTGCCATTGCTGCTTCTAAACAAGACGGTATGTTAACTTGGGCAATTCATTCTGAAAAAGATGTCATTGGATACCGTATATATCGAGCGAAAAACCACAGTGAAACATATGAAATTGTTGCTTCTGTATTAAATAATACTAAAGAGTTAAGTTTCACTTTAGCAGAAGGTGATTATTCTTATGTTGTGACAGCTGTCGATATAGTTGGAAATGAATCTGAATTCTCCAATAAAGTTAACACTGGAAATTATACGAGTGAGGAAGAAGAGCCTGAAAATCCAACTGATCCGACAAATCCAGGAAATCCTAGTGACCCAACTGACCCAGAAGATCCAACTGACCCTGAGGATCCAGCTAATCCAGGAGATCCGACTGATCCTGTTGATCCTGTAGATCCACCGGAAATAAATGACTGA
- the acsA gene encoding acetate--CoA ligase: MKAEIIPARQGNHTLSNYDELRQSFRWQDVEKEFSWSETGRVNIAYEAIDRHALTDKKNKVALYYRDLQREEKYTFKEMKEKSNMAGNLLKHYADVEKGDRVFIFMPRTPELYFTLLGALKLGAIVGPLFEAFMEGAVHDRLLDSEAKVLVTTKELLNRVPVKKLPNLKHIVLVDQDVEEKGIYIDFHKHFQTSNKQLDIEWVDREDGMILHYTSGSTGKPKGVLHVHNAMIQHYQTAKWVLDLQEGDTYWCTADPGWVTGTSYGIFGPWLVGASNVILGGRFSPDYWYKVIEDFGVSVWYSAPTAFRMLMGAGDELVKKYNMSSLRHVLSVGEPLNPEVIRWGMKVFHLRIHDTWWMTETGAQMICNYPSMDLKPGSMGKPLPGIKAAIIDDHGNELPPYRMGNLAIKKGWPSMMRQVWNNKAKYDSYFLNDEWYFSGDSAYMDEDGYFFFQGRIDDVILTSGERVGPFEVESKLVEHAAVAEAGVIGKPDPVRGEVIKAFISLRKGYEPSEELIEEIRTFVKRGLAAHAAPREIEFRDKLPKTRSGKIMRRVLKAWELNLPTGDLSTMED, encoded by the coding sequence ATGAAAGCGGAAATTATTCCAGCACGACAAGGAAATCACACTTTATCGAATTATGATGAGCTGCGTCAATCATTTCGTTGGCAAGACGTAGAAAAAGAATTTTCATGGAGTGAAACAGGCAGAGTTAATATTGCTTATGAAGCAATTGACAGACATGCATTGACAGATAAGAAAAATAAAGTTGCACTTTATTATCGTGATCTCCAAAGAGAAGAAAAGTACACGTTTAAAGAAATGAAGGAAAAATCCAATATGGCTGGCAATCTTTTGAAACATTATGCAGATGTTGAAAAAGGTGACCGAGTATTTATTTTTATGCCAAGAACACCTGAACTTTATTTTACGCTATTAGGTGCGCTGAAATTAGGAGCTATAGTAGGTCCGTTATTCGAGGCTTTTATGGAAGGTGCAGTGCATGATCGCTTACTGGATAGTGAAGCAAAAGTACTAGTGACAACAAAAGAGTTGTTAAATAGAGTACCTGTAAAAAAACTTCCGAATTTAAAGCATATCGTTCTAGTTGATCAAGATGTAGAAGAGAAAGGTATATATATTGATTTTCATAAACATTTCCAAACTTCTAATAAACAGTTAGATATTGAATGGGTTGATCGTGAAGATGGTATGATTTTACATTACACTTCTGGATCGACTGGTAAGCCAAAAGGTGTTTTACATGTTCATAATGCGATGATACAACATTATCAAACTGCCAAATGGGTGTTAGATTTACAAGAAGGTGACACGTATTGGTGTACTGCAGATCCAGGCTGGGTAACAGGTACATCATATGGAATTTTTGGACCTTGGTTAGTCGGAGCGTCAAACGTCATATTAGGAGGAAGATTTTCACCTGATTATTGGTATAAAGTAATTGAAGATTTTGGAGTGTCTGTCTGGTATAGTGCTCCTACAGCTTTTCGTATGTTGATGGGCGCAGGGGACGAACTCGTAAAAAAATATAATATGTCTTCGCTTAGACACGTATTAAGTGTCGGTGAACCGCTAAATCCTGAAGTTATTCGCTGGGGAATGAAGGTGTTCCATTTACGTATTCATGATACATGGTGGATGACGGAGACTGGTGCGCAAATGATTTGTAACTACCCTTCAATGGATTTAAAGCCTGGGTCAATGGGTAAACCACTCCCAGGGATTAAAGCGGCAATTATCGATGACCATGGAAATGAATTGCCACCGTATCGCATGGGTAACTTAGCAATTAAAAAAGGTTGGCCATCGATGATGCGTCAAGTATGGAACAATAAAGCAAAGTATGATTCCTACTTTTTGAACGATGAATGGTACTTCTCTGGTGATTCAGCGTATATGGATGAAGACGGTTACTTCTTTTTCCAAGGGAGAATAGATGATGTTATTTTAACTTCTGGTGAGCGCGTTGGCCCATTTGAAGTTGAAAGTAAATTAGTAGAGCACGCAGCGGTTGCGGAAGCCGGTGTTATTGGCAAGCCTGACCCTGTTCGTGGTGAAGTGATTAAAGCATTTATTTCATTGCGTAAAGGCTATGAACCTAGTGAAGAATTAATAGAAGAAATTCGAACATTTGTAAAGCGTGGTTTAGCAGCACATGCTGCTCCTCGAGAAATAGAATTCCGAGATAAGTTACCGAAAACAAGAAGTGGGAAAATAATGAGACGTGTCCTCAAAGCATGGGAACTCAATTTACCTACTGGAGATCTTTCTACAATGGAAGATTAA
- a CDS encoding GNAT family N-acetyltransferase gives MEHIKTYNALELKTPKGTLILEGPITPSALERCEFHRDLDAFRSPEEQHKAIIEIAKLPEARIIIAREQNKIIGYVTFLYPDPLERWSEGNLENLLELGAIEIIPTYRHYKVAKNLLKVAMMDKAMDNYIVITTEYYWHWDLNRTGLSVWDYRKVMEKVMKNGGLEWFATDDPEISSHPANCLMARIGKNVDMHTIQAFDHLRFKNRFMY, from the coding sequence ATGGAACATATAAAAACATACAATGCACTTGAACTGAAAACACCAAAGGGTACGTTGATATTAGAAGGACCGATAACTCCTTCTGCACTCGAGAGATGTGAGTTTCACCGTGACCTTGATGCTTTTCGTTCTCCCGAAGAACAACATAAAGCAATCATTGAAATTGCGAAGTTACCTGAAGCGAGAATTATTATTGCCCGAGAACAAAATAAAATTATCGGCTATGTTACTTTTTTATATCCTGATCCTTTAGAAAGATGGTCAGAAGGAAATTTAGAAAACCTACTAGAGTTAGGTGCGATAGAAATCATTCCAACCTATCGTCATTACAAGGTAGCGAAAAACTTATTAAAGGTAGCAATGATGGATAAAGCGATGGATAATTATATCGTCATTACGACTGAATATTATTGGCATTGGGATTTAAATCGGACAGGCCTTTCTGTATGGGACTACCGAAAAGTAATGGAAAAAGTAATGAAAAATGGTGGATTAGAATGGTTTGCAACGGATGATCCTGAAATTAGCTCACATCCTGCAAATTGCTTAATGGCTCGGATTGGAAAAAATGTTGATATGCATACGATCCAGGCATTCGATCATCTACGTTTCAAAAATCGATTTATGTATTAA
- a CDS encoding acetoin utilization protein AcuC produces MKNALFMYTEKFANYKFNDDHPFNQKRVHLTYDLLTKIDALHTEDIITPSAASDDDIALFHNEAYITAVKEASIGNVVPSIEKYGIGTEDTPIFPNMHEAASQVVGATMQAVDLVMERKTKAAVNLAGGLHHSMKEKASGFCIYNDCAIAIEHIRKKYGARVLYVDTDAHHGDGVQMGFYAADDVCTFSIHETGKYLFPGTGNVTERGFGKGFNFSFNLPLDAFTEDGSFLHAYEIALREIAAYFKPDVIITQNGADAHCYDPLTHLMTTMRTYKYIPKIAQEIAEEYCEGRWIALGGGGYDIWRVVPRAWSNIWLTMKGISVADEEKLPEAWLNEWQNDAPVPLPATWGDSSSIYNPIPRKAEIEKKNEHTLKQMISFIK; encoded by the coding sequence ATGAAAAATGCTCTATTCATGTATACTGAAAAATTTGCAAATTATAAGTTCAATGATGACCATCCTTTTAATCAAAAGCGTGTTCACTTAACGTACGATCTTCTTACGAAAATTGATGCTCTGCATACAGAAGATATCATTACACCTAGTGCAGCATCTGATGATGATATTGCGCTATTTCATAATGAAGCATATATAACCGCTGTAAAAGAAGCTAGCATAGGTAATGTTGTACCCTCGATTGAAAAATACGGGATAGGTACGGAGGACACGCCTATTTTCCCAAATATGCATGAAGCAGCTAGTCAAGTTGTCGGTGCAACAATGCAAGCTGTTGATTTAGTGATGGAAAGAAAAACAAAAGCAGCAGTCAACTTAGCTGGTGGATTACATCACAGTATGAAAGAGAAAGCATCGGGGTTTTGTATTTATAACGATTGTGCCATCGCTATAGAGCATATAAGAAAGAAATATGGTGCACGAGTGTTATATGTCGATACGGATGCACATCACGGTGACGGGGTGCAAATGGGCTTCTATGCAGCTGATGATGTTTGTACATTCTCAATTCATGAAACCGGAAAGTATTTATTCCCTGGAACTGGCAATGTTACAGAAAGAGGATTTGGCAAAGGCTTTAACTTTTCATTCAATCTTCCACTTGATGCATTCACTGAAGATGGTTCTTTTTTGCATGCTTATGAGATCGCATTGCGAGAAATTGCTGCATATTTTAAACCAGATGTAATAATTACTCAAAATGGGGCAGATGCGCACTGCTATGATCCTCTCACTCATTTAATGACAACAATGAGGACATACAAGTATATTCCGAAAATTGCACAAGAGATTGCCGAGGAATATTGTGAGGGACGTTGGATTGCCTTAGGTGGTGGTGGCTATGATATTTGGCGTGTAGTACCTAGAGCATGGTCAAATATTTGGCTAACGATGAAAGGTATTTCTGTGGCTGACGAAGAAAAATTACCTGAAGCTTGGCTTAATGAATGGCAAAATGATGCACCTGTTCCTTTACCAGCAACATGGGGAGATAGTAGTTCAATTTATAACCCCATACCTCGTAAAGCTGAAATTGAAAAAAAGAACGAACACACATTAAAGCAAATGATTTCATTCATAAAATAA
- a CDS encoding 5'-methylthioadenosine/adenosylhomocysteine nucleosidase, whose translation MKIAVIGAMEEEIKLMREQLDITNERQLAKITFYEGSYADHEVILCKSGVGKVNAAITTQLLIDHYNVEAIIFTGVAGALSPNLNIGDIVISTSSMYHDIDASALGFAKGTIPMFDHPSDFRADEKLIAIAADAASELNELTVSKGRILSGDQFIADGALVKQYEQQFAGACIEMEGAAVAHAAYLNDVPFVIIRSISDKANGEANVNFVEFTKLASEHSSYIVQKMLKKLKEL comes from the coding sequence TTGAAAATTGCAGTTATAGGAGCAATGGAAGAAGAAATAAAATTAATGAGAGAACAACTTGATATTACAAATGAACGGCAACTAGCAAAAATTACATTTTATGAAGGGTCATATGCTGACCATGAAGTGATTTTATGTAAAAGTGGTGTAGGAAAAGTAAATGCAGCAATTACTACGCAATTATTAATTGATCACTACAATGTGGAAGCAATTATTTTTACTGGTGTCGCAGGTGCTTTATCTCCTAATTTAAATATTGGAGATATCGTAATATCAACTAGTTCCATGTATCATGATATAGATGCTTCGGCTTTAGGGTTTGCAAAAGGTACGATCCCAATGTTTGATCACCCTTCCGATTTTCGAGCTGATGAAAAGCTAATCGCTATTGCAGCTGATGCTGCAAGTGAGTTAAATGAGTTAACTGTATCTAAAGGGCGAATTTTAAGTGGTGACCAATTTATTGCTGATGGAGCCTTAGTTAAACAATATGAGCAGCAATTTGCAGGTGCATGCATCGAAATGGAAGGTGCAGCAGTTGCCCATGCAGCATATTTAAATGATGTGCCATTTGTTATCATTCGTTCAATTTCAGATAAAGCAAATGGAGAAGCTAATGTTAACTTTGTCGAGTTTACTAAATTGGCTTCGGAACATTCTTCATATATTGTTCAAAAGATGTTAAAAAAGCTGAAGGAGCTATAA
- the ccpA gene encoding catabolite control protein A codes for MNATIYDVAREAGVSMATVSRVMNGNPNVKPATRQKVLDAMERLEYRPNAVARGLASKKTTTVGVIIPDISRTFFAELARGIEDIASMYRYNIILSSSDQNEQKELDLFDTLLGKQVDGIVYMGGEITEKHIAAFKGSVPVVLAATIDKTNMLPSVNINYEEAVYEAISYFIKNGHQSIAFVNGRIEDPINKEKLLGYRRALNENGISFDEEKVIVGDYTYNSGMQALQTLIDKDKDNFPSAIFVSTDEMALGVIHCAQDNNYSVPNDIEVIGFDDTRLAEMVRPTLSTVVQPMYDIGAVSMRLLTKLMNKEKVEQQTVVLPHQIKYRHSTHER; via the coding sequence ATGAACGCAACGATTTATGATGTTGCTCGTGAAGCAGGAGTATCAATGGCAACTGTTTCACGAGTAATGAATGGAAACCCAAATGTAAAGCCTGCAACAAGGCAAAAAGTTTTAGATGCAATGGAACGTCTTGAATACCGGCCTAATGCAGTTGCAAGAGGGTTAGCGAGTAAAAAAACGACTACTGTAGGTGTCATTATTCCTGATATTTCAAGAACCTTTTTTGCCGAGTTAGCACGAGGTATAGAGGATATTGCTTCTATGTATAGATATAACATCATATTAAGTAGTTCTGATCAAAATGAACAAAAGGAACTAGACTTATTTGATACCCTTTTAGGTAAACAAGTCGATGGAATTGTCTATATGGGTGGCGAAATTACAGAAAAGCATATTGCTGCATTTAAAGGGTCTGTCCCTGTAGTATTAGCAGCGACAATTGATAAAACTAATATGCTACCATCAGTAAATATTAATTATGAAGAAGCTGTATATGAGGCAATATCATATTTTATTAAAAATGGTCATCAATCGATTGCTTTCGTCAACGGAAGAATTGAAGATCCAATTAATAAAGAGAAGCTATTAGGCTATCGTCGAGCGTTAAATGAAAATGGGATTAGTTTTGATGAAGAAAAAGTTATCGTAGGCGACTATACATACAATTCGGGTATGCAAGCATTGCAAACGCTTATTGATAAAGACAAGGATAACTTCCCTAGCGCTATTTTTGTTAGCACAGACGAAATGGCACTAGGTGTTATACATTGCGCCCAAGACAATAATTACTCAGTTCCAAATGACATTGAGGTAATAGGTTTTGACGATACGCGATTAGCAGAAATGGTTCGCCCGACTTTATCAACTGTTGTTCAGCCTATGTATGATATTGGTGCTGTTTCCATGAGGCTATTAACAAAATTAATGAACAAAGAAAAAGTTGAACAACAGACGGTAGTTTTGCCACATCAAATCAAATATCGTCATTCAACGCATGAAAGATAG